From Methylobacterium radiodurans, a single genomic window includes:
- a CDS encoding ABC transporter substrate-binding protein — MTLKRALAGLLLLGGLAAPAEAQTTLRIAMTASDIPTATGMPNNGFEGMRFLGYPVFESLVLWDLARTDRPAGLRPGLATRWEQAADDPKTWIFHLREGVAFHDGAPFDADAVIWNLDRYFRNDSPQFEAPAAGITRARVPLLATYRKIDDRTVAITTTQAASYFPYMAVYILFTSPRSFAAAGGDWSKVAALPAAGTGPFRITRVAPREAVDLARNDAYWDAEKRARVERVRLMPIPEANARLAALRAGQVDWIEVPASDGIPSLKAAGFTLTARSYPHVWPWMYNIGAKDSPLKDVRVRQALNYCIDRDGIVALLNGTAEPARGWLKAGDPDFGAPQNRYGFDPTKGRDLLAQAGFDASKPLRFSVMVSTSGSGQMLPMPMNEYLQENLKQACGVEVSFTVVEWQVLLNAGRATPDSPSLQGAMALNISSPSSDAGVMARYFASDRFPPNGFNFPNWRDAAFDAAMKQLAEARAPEATAAATRAAHERLVDDPPWLYVVHDLNARAMSPRVTGFVSPQSWFIDLTLVGMK; from the coding sequence ATGACGCTCAAACGTGCACTGGCCGGTCTCCTGCTGCTCGGCGGCCTCGCGGCACCGGCAGAGGCCCAGACGACGCTGCGCATCGCCATGACGGCGAGCGACATCCCCACCGCCACCGGCATGCCGAACAACGGCTTCGAGGGGATGCGCTTCCTCGGCTACCCGGTCTTCGAGTCGCTGGTTCTCTGGGACCTTGCCAGGACCGACAGGCCGGCGGGGCTGCGGCCCGGCCTCGCCACCCGCTGGGAGCAGGCGGCGGACGATCCGAAGACCTGGATCTTCCACCTGCGCGAGGGCGTCGCCTTCCACGACGGCGCCCCCTTCGACGCCGACGCGGTGATCTGGAATCTCGACCGCTACTTCCGGAACGACAGCCCGCAATTCGAGGCGCCGGCGGCCGGGATCACCCGGGCACGGGTGCCGCTGCTCGCGACCTACCGGAAGATCGACGACCGCACGGTGGCGATCACCACCACGCAGGCGGCCTCCTACTTCCCCTACATGGCGGTCTACATCCTGTTCACCTCGCCGCGCTCCTTCGCGGCGGCCGGGGGCGACTGGAGCAAGGTCGCGGCCCTGCCGGCGGCGGGCACCGGCCCGTTCCGGATCACCCGCGTCGCCCCGCGCGAGGCGGTCGATCTCGCCCGCAACGATGCCTACTGGGACGCGGAAAAGCGCGCCCGGGTCGAGCGCGTGCGCCTGATGCCGATCCCGGAGGCGAATGCGCGGTTGGCCGCGCTCCGCGCGGGTCAGGTGGATTGGATCGAGGTGCCGGCCTCGGACGGCATACCGTCGCTGAAGGCCGCGGGCTTCACGCTCACCGCGAGGTCCTACCCCCATGTCTGGCCGTGGATGTACAACATCGGCGCCAAGGACAGCCCGCTGAAGGACGTGCGGGTGCGCCAGGCGCTGAACTACTGCATCGACCGCGACGGCATCGTGGCGCTGCTCAACGGCACGGCCGAGCCGGCCCGCGGCTGGCTCAAGGCGGGCGACCCGGATTTCGGCGCGCCGCAGAACCGCTACGGCTTCGACCCGACCAAGGGCCGGGACCTGCTGGCGCAGGCCGGCTTCGACGCGAGCAAGCCGCTGCGCTTCAGCGTGATGGTCTCGACCTCGGGCTCGGGACAGATGCTGCCGATGCCGATGAACGAGTACCTGCAGGAGAACCTGAAGCAGGCCTGCGGCGTCGAGGTGTCCTTCACCGTGGTCGAGTGGCAGGTGCTGCTGAACGCGGGCCGGGCGACCCCCGACAGCCCGAGCCTGCAGGGCGCGATGGCGCTCAACATCTCGTCGCCCTCCTCGGACGCCGGGGTGATGGCCCGCTACTTCGCGTCCGACCGCTTCCCGCCGAACGGCTTCAACTTCCCGAACTGGCGGGATGCGGCCTTCGACGCCGCGATGAAGCAGCTCGCCGAGGCGCGTGCGCCGGAAGCGACCGCGGCCGCGACCCGCGCGGCCCACGAGCGCCTCGTGGACGATCCGCCCTGGCTCTACGTGGTGCACGACCTCAACGCCCGGGCGATGTCGCCCCGGGTCACCGGCTTCGTATCCCCCCAGTCCTGGTTCATCGACCTGACCCTGGTGGGGATGAAGTAG
- a CDS encoding acetolactate synthase large subunit — protein sequence MNGAESLVRTLVAGGVEVCFTNPGTSEMHFVAALDRVEGMACVLFLFEGGATGAADGYSRVADKPASTLLHLGPGLANGWANLHNARRARSMVVNIVGEHATYHRQYDAPLTSDIEALAATVSAWTRTGASALEVAADGAAAIQAARTAPGRIATLILPADTAWQPGSGVAPVPPVPERARAGEDAVAAAAAALASGEPALLHLGDRALRGQAKRIAARIARKTGAKLLAMTSNARIDRGAGEVPIERLPYPIDQAIAVLAPYRRVILVGATRPVGFFAYPGKPSVLTHPDCETVTLATPDEDQIEALERLAEAVGAPGEIDLPPPPRPELPTAGPLGDDTIGRVLGALIPEGAVVCDESLTTGRNFFGATHGAAPHSWLQLSGGAIGVGIPMATGAAVAARGRKVIGLQADGSALYTAQALWTQARERLDVVTLIWSNRAYAILRGELANVGAHNPGPKALGMLSLDNPPVDWVSLARGYGVEARRVETLEAFTDVFAHALARRGPFLIEVAL from the coding sequence ATGAACGGGGCCGAGAGCCTTGTGCGCACCCTTGTGGCGGGCGGCGTCGAGGTCTGCTTCACCAATCCCGGCACCTCGGAAATGCATTTCGTGGCGGCCCTCGACCGGGTCGAGGGCATGGCGTGCGTGCTGTTCCTGTTCGAGGGCGGCGCGACGGGGGCGGCGGATGGCTACAGCCGCGTCGCCGACAAGCCGGCCTCGACGCTGCTCCATCTCGGCCCCGGCCTCGCCAACGGCTGGGCGAATCTCCACAACGCCCGCCGCGCCCGCTCGATGGTGGTCAACATCGTGGGTGAGCACGCGACCTATCATCGGCAGTACGACGCGCCGCTGACCTCGGACATCGAGGCGCTCGCCGCCACCGTCTCGGCCTGGACCCGCACCGGCGCGAGCGCCCTTGAGGTCGCGGCCGACGGGGCGGCGGCGATCCAGGCCGCCCGCACCGCGCCGGGCCGGATCGCCACCCTGATCCTGCCCGCCGACACCGCCTGGCAGCCGGGCTCCGGCGTCGCCCCCGTCCCGCCGGTCCCGGAGCGGGCGCGGGCGGGCGAGGACGCGGTGGCGGCGGCCGCCGCCGCGCTCGCCAGCGGCGAGCCGGCCCTGCTGCATCTCGGCGACCGGGCGCTGCGCGGCCAGGCCAAGCGCATCGCGGCCCGGATCGCCCGGAAGACCGGGGCGAAGCTGCTGGCCATGACGTCGAACGCCCGGATCGACCGCGGCGCGGGCGAGGTGCCGATCGAGCGGCTGCCCTACCCGATCGACCAGGCGATCGCGGTGCTGGCGCCCTACCGGCGGGTCATCCTCGTGGGCGCCACGCGGCCGGTCGGCTTCTTCGCCTATCCGGGCAAGCCGAGCGTGCTGACCCATCCCGATTGCGAGACGGTGACGCTCGCCACCCCCGATGAGGATCAGATCGAGGCGCTGGAGCGGCTGGCCGAGGCGGTCGGCGCGCCGGGGGAGATCGACCTGCCCCCGCCGCCGCGCCCGGAACTTCCGACCGCCGGGCCGCTCGGCGACGACACGATCGGCCGGGTGCTCGGCGCGCTGATCCCGGAGGGGGCGGTCGTCTGCGACGAATCGCTGACGACGGGCCGCAACTTCTTCGGCGCGACCCACGGCGCGGCGCCGCACAGCTGGCTCCAGCTCTCGGGCGGCGCGATCGGCGTCGGCATCCCGATGGCGACGGGCGCCGCGGTCGCGGCGCGCGGCCGCAAGGTGATCGGCCTCCAGGCGGACGGCAGCGCCCTCTACACCGCCCAGGCCCTCTGGACCCAGGCGCGCGAGCGCCTCGACGTGGTGACGCTGATCTGGTCGAACCGCGCCTACGCGATCCTGCGGGGCGAACTCGCCAATGTCGGGGCGCACAATCCCGGCCCGAAGGCGCTCGGCATGCTCTCGCTCGACAACCCGCCCGTCGACTGGGTCAGCCTCGCCCGCGGCTACGGCGTCGAGGCGCGCCGCGTCGAGACGCTGGAGGCCTTCACCGACGTGTTCGCCCACGCGCTGGCGCGGCGCGGGCCGTTCCTGATCGAGGTGGCGCTGTAG